Proteins encoded together in one Camelus dromedarius isolate mCamDro1 chromosome 11, mCamDro1.pat, whole genome shotgun sequence window:
- the ESPL1 gene encoding separin: protein MRSFKGVNFGTLLSSPKEAEELLPDLKEFLSKLPAGSPCCRSDVEKRQACDAILRACNQQLTVRLACPRHLGSLLELAELACDGYLMSTPQRPPLYLERILFIFLRNIAAQGIPEATLRLAQPLHACLVQCSHHAAPQDYEAVARGSFSLLWKAAEALVERRAAFSARLKALSFLVLLEDESTPCEVPHFASPTACRMVAAHQLFDASGHGLNESDADFLDDLLSRQVIRALVGEGGGSPGPLSPQRALCLLELTLEHCRRLCWSHHHAKATRVVEKAHDYLRNTNLAPSLQLCHLAVKLLQVAEGGPQAVAKLVIQASTVLKNSMEASLPPLRALCDSCQFFLSVLERGTKGRCGPDAILGLFAFLGDYCSLIRHLQDGVCGDSSKQQQALVQMYFQGLHLYAVVVYDFAQGCQVADLAHLAQLVESCKSTVIWMLEALQGLSGRELTDSLGMTASYTSNLAYSFYSHKLYTEACAISEPLCQHLGLAKPSTYPEVPPDKLHRCFRLHVESLKKLGKQAQGCKMVTLWLAALQPCGPEHMTEPVTFWVRVKMDAARAGDKELQLKTLRDSLSGWDPETLAVLLREELQAYKAVRADTGQERFNVICDLLELSPEETPAGAWARATHLVELAQVLCYHDFAQQTDCSALDAIQEALQLLESVRPEAEAKDRLLDDKAQALLWLYICTLEAKMREGIERDRRAQAPSNLEEFEVNDLNYEDKLQEDCFLYSNIAFNLAADAAQSKCLDQALALWKEVLTKGQAPSVRCLQQTAASLQILAALYQLVAKPLQALEALLLVQIVSQRLEDHAKAAGSSCHVTQLLLTLGCPSYAQLYLKKAESSLKLLDHTTDTYLLLSLTCDLLQSRLYCDCQKVTEGASLLLSVLRDPALQRSSKAWYLLRVQALQLVAVYLSLSSDSLSASLWEQLCAQGWQTPEIALIDSHKLLRSIILLLMGSDVLSTQKTAVATPFLDYGENLVQKWQVLTEVLSCSEKLVSRLGRLGSVSEAKAFCLEALKLTTKLQIPRQCALFLALKGELELARNDVDLCQSDLQQVLFLLESCTEFVGLAQHPGSVKKIHLQKGQQQARAPRPPQLPEEELVLRGPALELVATVAKEPGPMAPSTNSSPILKMKPQPSPGFLTHLPTCDCSLCASPVLSAVCLRWALVTAGVRLAMGHRAQGADLLQVVLKGCPAATKRFTQALQASLNHKAAPSPVPGLFDEILAQAYTQLALEELSQPSNKSLAKVLESGLKFVAAQIPHLEPWRASLLLVRALAKLSGLSSCTTQLFASSWGWKPPSVKTPSGSKSSKPRSQKHSGRGRQQVVSATLPLSNTSLKGLEGQGPPCTPKPPGRVRQAGARVPFTVFEEVSLTKSKPEVPKAPRVQQRVQTRLKVNFSDDSDLEDPVSVEAWLAEGPKRRGTASRGRGRARKGPSVKTSAVAAPGSAPGHPGLSGRSLRAKKVASGHCEELGPEMMRTIPEEELNDNQMERSFEILRGSDGEDSASGGKTPVPGPDTAMGECEVLRRDVSKEELPVPCPDKDLGPQLRTPSAFGAVSLSTLDSICDSLSVALRGVSHCPPSGLYAHLCRVLALCLGHRDPYATACLVTESVSITCRHQLLIHLHRQLSKAQKRQGSLEIADQLQGLSLQERPGDVPLARIQRLFSFRTLGSGHFPQPEKESFQERLALIPSGMTVCVLALATLQPGTVGDTLLLTRLEKDNPPVTMQIPTAQNKLSLSSALKEFDAIQKEQKENSSCTDKREWWTGRLELDRRMEVLTTSLEKYVLGCWRGLLLSSSEDPGPAQEASCLQELLQECGWKYPDPTLLKVLLSNASTLTPQDIQALAYGLCPARPERAQELLSEAVGRLQGQTGPSSRHLVLVLDKDLQKLPWESMPSLRALPVTRLPSFRFLLSYSIIKQSGASSVLSQGVDPRSTFYVLNPHNNLSSTEEQFRAHFSSEAGWKGVVGEVPSPEQVQAALTEHDLYIYAGHGAGAHFLDGQAVLRLSCRAVALLFGCSSAALAVHGNLEGAGIVLKYIMAGCPLFLGNLWDVTDRDIDRYTEALLQSWLGAGPGAPLLYYVNQARQAPRLKYLIGAAPVAYGLPVSLR from the exons ATGAGGAGCTTCAAAGGAGTCAACTTTGGGACTCTGCTAAGCAGTCCAAAGGAGGCTGAAGAGTTGCTGCCTGACTTGAAG GAGTTCCTGTCCAAGCTTCCAGCTGGTTCTCCCTGCTGCCGGTCTGATGTGGAGAAGAGACAAGCTTGTGATGCCATCCTGAGGGCTTGCAACCAGCAGTTGACTGTCAGGCTGGCTTGCCCTAGACACCTGGGGAGCCTGCTGGAGCTGGCAGAGCTGGCTTGCGATGGCTACTTGATGTCTACCCCCCAGCGCCCACCCCTCTACCTGGAAAGAATTCTCTTCATCTTTCTGCGGAACATTGCTGCACAGGGAATCCCAGAGGCTACACTCCGACTTGCTCAGCCCCTCCATGCCTGCTTGGTGCAGTGCTCTCACCACGCTGCTCCCCAGGACTACGAGGCTGTGGCTCGGGGTAGCTTTTCTCTGCTTTGGAAGGCAGCAGAAGCCCTGGTGGAGCGGCGAGCTGCATTCTCAGCTCGGCTGAAGGCCTTGAGCTTTCTAGTACTCTTGGAGGATGAAAGTACCCCTTGTGAGGTTCCCCACTTCGCTTCTCCAACAGCCTGTCGAATGGTAGCTGCCCATCAGCTATTTGATGCCAGTGGGCATGGTCTGAATGAGTCAGATGCTGATTTCCTAGATGACCTGCTCTCCAGGCAGGTGATCAGAGCCTtggtgggtgagggagggggctcTCCTGGTCCTCTTTCCCCTCAGAGGGCCCTCTGCCTCTTGGAGCTTACCCTGGAACATTGCCGTCGCCTCTGCTGGAGCCACCACCACGCCAAGGCCACCAGGGTAGTGGAGAAGGCCCACGATTACCTAAGGAACACCAATCTGGCCCCCAGCCTCCAGCTATGCCACCTGGCTGTCAAACTGCTGCAGGTTGCGGAGGGAGGACCCCAGGCAGTGGCCAAGCTTGTGATCCAGGCATCAACTGTCctgaagaacagtatggaggcaTCGTTGCCCCCACTGCGAGCATTGTGTGACAGCTGCCAGTTCTTCCTCTCAGTCCTGGAGCGAGGGACCAAGGGGCGCTGTGGACCTGATGCTATCCTGGgcctctttgcttttcttggcGACTACTGTTCCCTTATCCGGCATCTGCAGGATGGC gTCTGTGGGGACTCCTCCAAGCAGCAGCAGGCTTTGGTTCAGATGTACTTTCAGGGACTTCATCTCTACGCTGTGGTGGTTTATGACTTTGCCCAAGGCTGTCAG GTAGCTGACTTGGCTCACCTGGCCCAGCTAGTGGAAAGTTGCAAATCTACTGTTATCTGGATGCTGGAGGCCTTACAGGGCCTGTCAGGCCGAGAGCTGACTGACTCCCTGGGAATGACCG CCTCCTACACCAGTAACTTGGCCTACAGCTTCTATAGTCACAAGCTCTACACCGAGGCCTGTGCCATCTCTGAGCCCCTCTGTCAGCACTTAGGCTTGGCGAAGCCCAGCACCTATCCTGAGGTGCCTCCTGACAAG TTGCACAGGTGCTTCCGGCTGCATGTAGAGAGTTTGAAGAAACTGGGTAAACAGGCCCAGGGCTGCAAGATGGTGACTTTGTGGCTGGCAGCCCTGCAGCCCTGTGGCCCCGAACACATGACTGAGCCAGTCACCTTCTGGGTCCGGGTCAAGATGGATGCAGCCAGAGCTGGAGACAAGGAGCTCCAGCTGAA GACGCTGCGAGACAGCCTGAGTGGCTGGGACCCGGAGACCCTGGCCGTCCTGCTCAGGGAGGAGCTGCAGGCCTACAAGGCAGTGCGGGCTGACACAGGGCAGGAACGGTTCAACGTCATCTGTGACCTGCTGGAGCTGAGCCCCGAGGAGACACCGGCTGGGGCCTGGGCTCGAGCCACCCACCTGGTGGAATTGGCCCAGGTGCTCTGCTACCACGACTTTGCCCAGCAGACTGACTG CTCTGCCCTGGATGCCATCCAGGAAGCCCTGCAGCTTCTGGAGTCTGTGAGGCCCGAAGCTGAGGCCAAGGATCGGCTTCTGGATGATAAAGCACAGGCCCTGCTGTGGCTCTACATCTGCACCCTGGAGGCCAAAATGCGGGAG GGTATTGAGCGGGATCGGAGAGCCCAGGCCCCTAGTAACCTGGAGGAGTTTGAAGTCAATGACCTGAACTATGAAGACAAACTCCAGGAAGATTGTTTCCTATACAGTAACATTGCCTTCAACCTGGCTGCAGATGCTG CTCAGTCCAAATGCCTGGACCAAGCCCTGGCCCTGTGGAAGGAGGTGCTTACAAAGGGGCAGGCCCCCTCTGTGCGGTGTCTCCAGCAGACAGCAGCCTCCCTGCAGATCCTGGCGGCTCTCTATCAGCTGGTGGCAAAG CCCCTGCAGGCTCTGGAGGCCCTCCTGCTTGTGCAGATCGTCTCTCAGAGACTGGAGGACCACGCCAAGGCAGCTGGCTCCTCCTGCCACGTCACCCAGCTGCTCCTGACACTCGGCTGTCCCAGCTATGCTCAG CTGTACCTGAAAAAGGCAGAATCAAGTCTGAAACTTCTGGATCACACCACTGACACGTATTTGCTCCTTTCCCTGACCTGTGACCTACTGCAAAGTCGACTCTACTGTGATTGCCAGAAG GTGACTGAGGGCGCCTCTCTGCTGCTGTCTGTGCTTCGGGACCCTGCCCTCCAGAGGTCATCCAAGGCCTGGTACTTGCTCCGCGTGCAGGCCCTGCAGCTGGTGGCCGTCTACCTTAGCCTCTCATCAGATAGCCTCTCAGCCTCGCTGTGGGAGCAGCTCTGTGCCCAAG GCTGGCAGACACCTGAGATAGCGCTCATCGACTCCCACAAGCTCCTCCGAAGCATCATCCTCCTGCTCATGGGCAGCGACGTGCTCTCGACTCAGAAAACAGCTGTGGCGACACCGTTTCTGGACTATG GTGAAAATCTGGTACAAAAATGGCAGGTTCTTACTGAGGTGCTAAGCTGCTCAGAGAAGCTGGTCTCCCGCTTGGGCCGCCTGGGTAGTGTGAGTGAAGCCAAGGCCTTTTGCTTAGAGGCCCTGAAACTCACAACGAAGCTGCAGATACCACGCCA GTGTGCCTTGTTCCTGGCGCTGAAGGGGGAGCTGGAGCTGGCGCGCAATGATGTCGACCTCTGTCAGTCGGACCTGCAGCAGGTTCTGTTCTTGCTGGAGTCCTGCACGG AGTTTGTCGGACTAGCGCAGCACCCAGGCTCTGTGAAGAAGATCCACTTGCAGAAGGGGCAGCAGCAGGCCCGGGCGCCCCGCCCTCCACAGCTCCCAGAGGAAGAGCTCGTCCTGAGAGGCCCCGCCCTGGAACTGGTGGCCACTGTGGCCAAAGAGCCTGGCCCCATGGCACCTTCTACAAACTCTTCCCCAATCCTGAAAAtgaagccccagcccagccctggcttcCTGACCCATTTGCCCACCTGTGACTGCTCACTCTGTGCCAGCCCTGTCCTCTCGGCAGTCTGTCTGCGCTGGGCGTTGGTCACAGCAGGGGTGAGGCTGGCCATGGGCCATCGGGCCCAGGGTGCGGATCTGCTGCAAGTTGTGCTAAAGGGTTGCCCTGCAGCCACTAAGCGCTTCACACAAGCTCTGCAAGCTTCCCTGAATCACAAAGcagccccttcccctgtcccAGGCCTCTTTGATGAGATCTTGGCTCAGGCATACACACAGCTGGCACTGGAGGAGCTGAGCCAGCCATCAAACAAGAGCCTAGCGAAGGTCCTGGAGTCGGGGCTGAAGTTTGTGGCAGCGCAGATACCCCACCTGGAGCCCTGGCGAGCCAGCCTGCTCTTGGTTCGGGCTCTTGCAAAGCTGTCTGGCCTCAGCTCCTGCACTACCCAACTTTTTGCGAGCTCCTGGGGCTGGAAGCCACCATCAGTAAAGACCCCCTCAGGCTCCAAATCCTCTAAGCCTCGCAGCCAAAAACATTCTGGAAGGGGGCGCCAGCAAGTGGTCTCTGCTACCCTGCCCCTCTCAAATACCTCTCTGAAAGGTCTGGAAGGCCAAGGACCACCCTGTACACCTAAGCCCCCAGGCCGAGTCAGGCAGGCTGGAGCTCGTGTCCCTTTTACCGTGTTTGAGGAAGTCTCCCTTACAAAGAGCAAGCCTGAGGTTCCCAAGGCCCCCAGGGTGCAACAGAGGGTCCAGACACGCCTCAAG GTGAACTTCAGTGATGACAGTGACTTGGAAGACCCTGTCTCAGTTGAGGCATGGCTTGCGGAGGGACCCAAGAGACGAGGCACTGCTTCCCGTGGCCGGGGCCGAGCTAGGAAGGGCCCGAGCGTGAAGACTAGTGCAGTGGCCGCCCCAGGTAGTGCCCCTGGGCACCCTGGCCTCAGTGGCAGAAGCCTGAGGGCCAAGAAGGTGGCATCGGGACATTGTGAGGAGCTGGGCCCCGAGATGATGAGGACCATCCCTGAGGAGGAACTGAATGACAACCAGATGGAAAGGAGCTTTGAGATCCTCAGGGGCTCTGATGGGGAAGACTCTGCCTCAG GTGGGAAGACACCAGTTCCAGGGCCTGATACAGCCATGGGGGAATGTGAGGTGCTGAGACGGGATGTCAGCAAAGAGGAGCTGCCCGTCCCTTGCCCAGACAAGGATCTCGGTCCTCAGCTCCGAACCCCCTCAGCCTTCGGGGCTGTCA GTCTGTCCACCCTGGATTCCATCTGTGACTCACTGAGCGTTGCTTTGCGTGGGGTCAGTCACTGCCCTCCTAGTGGGCTCTACGCTCACCTGTGCCGCGTCCTGGCTTTGTGCCTGGGCCACCGGGATCCCTATGCCACTGCCTGCCTTGTCACCGAATCTGTCTCCATCACCTGTCGCCACCAGCTGCTCATCCACCTCCACAGGCAGCTCAG CAAGGCCCAGAAGCGCCAAGGATCACTCGAAATAGCAGACCAGCTGCAGGGGCTGAGCCTGCAGGAGAGGCCTGGAGACGTCCCCCTGGCCCGCATTCAGCGCCTCTTTTCCTTCAGGACTTTGGGATCTGGTCACTTCCCCCAGCCGGAGAAGGAGAGTTTCCAGGAGCGCCTGGCTCTGATCCCCAGTG ggatgactgtgtgtgtgttggcccTGGCCACCCTTCAGCCTGGAACTGTAGGCGACACCCTCCTGCTGACTCGACTGGAAAAAGACAATCCCCCAGTCACCATGCAGATCCCCACTGCCCAGAACAAG CTATCTCTGAGTTCGGCCCTGAAAGAGTTTGACGCCATCCAAAAGGAACAGAAGGAGAACAGCAGCTGTACTGACAAGCGAGAATGGTGGACAGGGCGGCTGGAGCTGGACCGTAGGATGGAG GTTCTCACCACTTCCCTAGAGAAGTACGTGCTGGGCTGCTGGAGGGGGCTGCTGCTGTCGTCCAGTGAggaccctggccctgcccaggaGGCCTCCTGTCTACAGGAGTTGCTGCAGGAATGTGGCTGGAAATATCCTGACCCAACTCTGCTGAAA GTCCTGCTCAGCAATGCCAGTACCCTCACCCCGCAGGACATTCAGGCCCTGGCCTATGGGCTGTGCCCAGCCCGGCCAGAACGAGCCCAAGAGCTCCTGAGTGAGGCAGTAGGACGTCTACAGGGTCAGACGGGACCAAGCAGTAGGCATCTTGTCTTAGTGCTGGACAAG GACCTGCAGAAGCTGCCGTGGGAAAGCATGCCCAGCCTCCGGGCCCTGCCTGTCACCCGGCTGCCCTCTTTCCGATTCCTCCTCAGCTACTCCATCATCAAACAG TCCGGGGCATCGTCGGTGCTGAGCCAAGGGGTGGATCCTCGCAGTACCTTCTACGTCCTGAACCCTCACAATAATCTGTCCAGCACAGAGGAGCAATTCCGAGCCCATTTTAGCAG TGAAGCTGGCTGGAAAGGGGTGGTCGGGGAGGTGCCGAGCCCAGAACAGGTGCAAGCGGCCCTGACAGAGCATGACTTATACAT TTATGCAGGGCACGGGGCCGGCGCCCACTTCCTTGACGGGCAGGCTGTCCTGCGGCTGAGCTGCCGGGCAGTGGCCCTGCTGTTTGGCTGCAGCAGTGCAGCCCTGGCTGTGCACGGAAACCTAGAGGGGGCTGGCATCGTGCTCAAGTATATCATGGCTGGCTG CCCCCTGTTTCTAGGTAACCTCTGGGATGTGACTGACCGTGACATTGATCGCTATACGGAGGCTCTACTGCAGAGCTGGCTTGGAGCAGGCCCAGGAGCCCCGCTCCTGTACTATGTCAACCAGGCTCGCCAGGCTCCCCGACTCAAGTATCTTATTGGGGCAGCACCAGTAGCCTATGGCTTGCCTGTCTCTCTGCGGTGA